A genomic segment from Candidatus Cloacimonadota bacterium encodes:
- the secF gene encoding protein translocase subunit SecF: protein MNFLTNTHIDFISKRKIAFIISGLLILAGIVSWIIHGGPQYGIDFTGGTLFEFDFTPDTQDTPPVEIQQVRDVLGSEGFSDAVIQEFGNPNIILIKIKASENPKEDEEKLLSVLRSNFSKYAGNKTEIDFLRRSEHVGSKVGEELRGKAVIAILLALLGIIIYIWWRFELTFGLAAVLALFHDVIITIGLLSIFNIEITISVIAALLAIVGYSLNDTIVLFVRIREDLKIYRKENYDSVINHSINDVLSRTVITSFTTLIVVVILFFFGGEGIRAFSTTLLIGVIIGTYSSIFIASPVLVAYRNWKTKHSERKHRR, encoded by the coding sequence ATGAATTTCTTAACAAATACCCATATAGATTTTATCAGTAAGCGTAAGATTGCTTTCATCATTTCAGGACTGCTTATCCTTGCAGGTATCGTATCCTGGATCATTCATGGCGGACCTCAATACGGCATTGACTTCACGGGTGGAACGCTTTTTGAATTTGATTTCACTCCTGATACACAGGATACTCCCCCGGTTGAAATCCAGCAAGTCCGAGATGTTCTCGGTTCAGAAGGTTTCAGTGATGCAGTCATACAGGAATTTGGAAATCCGAATATTATTTTGATCAAGATCAAAGCGAGTGAAAACCCCAAGGAGGATGAAGAAAAACTGTTATCTGTTCTGCGATCTAATTTTTCAAAATATGCTGGCAACAAAACAGAGATTGATTTCCTGAGAAGAAGTGAGCATGTCGGGTCAAAAGTTGGTGAAGAATTGCGCGGGAAAGCTGTCATTGCCATCTTGCTTGCCCTGCTTGGTATCATTATTTACATCTGGTGGAGATTTGAACTGACCTTTGGTTTAGCTGCTGTGCTTGCACTTTTTCATGACGTTATAATAACAATAGGACTTCTATCAATCTTTAATATTGAGATAACGATCAGTGTCATCGCTGCACTTCTTGCGATCGTCGGTTATTCACTCAATGATACGATCGTGCTGTTCGTCCGTATTAGAGAGGATTTGAAGATATACAGAAAAGAGAATTATGACTCTGTGATCAATCACAGTATTAATGATGTCCTTTCACGAACAGTTATTACCTCTTTCACAACTTTGATTGTTGTTGTAATCCTATTCTTCTTTGGTGGAGAAGGTATTCGTGCTTTCTCGACGACCTTGCTGATCGGTGTTATCATCGGTACTTATTCCTCGATCTTTATTGCCAGTCCCGTTCTTGTTGCCTATAGAAATTGGAAAACAAAGCATTCAGAGAGGAAACATCGCAGATAA
- a CDS encoding T9SS type A sorting domain-containing protein: MFKRFILVSAFISLFSVYNAEVINVPLDYTTIQEGINASINGDTVLVQPGTYIENINFNGKNITLGSLFLTTQDTSYISGTIIDGNDNGLVVIFENGENYETVLCGFTIQSGYSDDIGGGILCSNYSSPKLMNLTIISNYAKYGGGIACYNASPTVENSCIVNNEAQMYGGGIYCLDSYNIDFVNITVYSNRSLVGGGIFLDCSNLNMYNSRINYNKAYQSGGGFYCKNSNPILNYVNITNNKATFNGAGLYISSSSSPIFSPETRCNIYSNSINESKGFGADIFCHNNDTIHVFVDLFTVINPTEYYISPLDKIIIEINQAVEDSLINSDVYVSVNGSNTNSGLYPEEPFRTITFALSKIYSDSININTIHIEEGIYSDSTNGEIFPIQWSSYVHLKGSSLDGTILDASQNHSSVIEFNFVRDALVQNVTITGGRSNRGGGFYCYDSKITIENIKIINNIATTGGGIYCDNCLLSIIKTQISSNMCPDRGGGIFSSHSDITLSEVTIDNCFGGGIYFGNENYSLTIDNTIITNNLCRYGLQVTGGNADVGYSNFWNNEAGNFYGLNDSIGLNVTTNANGDSCDAFYNIQMDPMFVDPANNDYHLQWGSPCIDAGDPNSPLDSDSTIADMGAYYYDQSMGIGPDPQYHQMTLINYPNPFQGSTIISFSIPQATKVKLQIYNILGQLVEQILNDDLQSGEGSIEWNSGDYPSGVYFYKLSTPQTSLINKMVIMK, translated from the coding sequence ATGTTTAAGAGATTTATACTCGTAAGTGCGTTTATTTCTTTATTTTCTGTTTACAATGCGGAAGTAATTAACGTACCGCTCGATTATACGACGATTCAGGAAGGGATCAATGCTTCGATTAATGGTGATACGGTTCTGGTACAACCAGGAACGTATATAGAGAATATTAATTTCAATGGGAAGAATATCACGCTGGGTTCATTGTTTCTTACAACCCAGGATACAAGTTACATTTCTGGGACTATCATAGATGGTAATGATAACGGGTTAGTTGTTATTTTTGAAAATGGTGAAAATTATGAAACAGTACTATGTGGTTTTACAATTCAAAGTGGATACTCCGATGATATTGGTGGTGGAATTTTATGTAGTAATTATTCGTCTCCAAAATTAATGAATCTAACTATCATTAGTAACTATGCTAAATATGGGGGAGGTATAGCATGTTATAATGCTTCACCAACTGTAGAGAATTCTTGCATCGTTAATAATGAAGCACAAATGTATGGTGGTGGAATCTATTGTTTAGATTCTTATAATATTGATTTTGTTAATATTACAGTATATAGTAACCGTTCTTTAGTAGGTGGTGGAATTTTCCTTGATTGTTCTAATTTAAATATGTACAATAGCCGAATCAATTATAACAAAGCGTATCAATCAGGTGGAGGATTTTATTGCAAGAATTCCAATCCAATATTAAATTATGTTAATATAACTAATAACAAAGCTACATTCAATGGTGCTGGATTATACATTTCTTCGAGTTCAAGTCCAATATTTTCTCCAGAAACAAGATGTAATATTTATTCGAATTCAATAAATGAAAGCAAGGGGTTCGGTGCTGACATATTTTGTCATAATAATGATACCATTCATGTATTCGTTGATCTTTTTACAGTTATCAATCCAACAGAATATTATATTTCACCTTTGGATAAAATTATTATTGAAATAAATCAAGCTGTCGAAGATAGTCTAATAAACTCAGATGTCTATGTTTCGGTTAATGGAAGTAATACAAACAGTGGCTTATACCCCGAAGAGCCGTTCAGAACGATAACATTTGCATTATCTAAGATATATTCAGACAGTATAAATATTAACACAATACATATTGAAGAAGGGATTTATAGTGATTCAACTAATGGCGAGATATTTCCAATCCAATGGAGTAGCTACGTTCATCTTAAAGGGAGTTCTCTTGATGGTACAATACTTGATGCAAGTCAAAATCATTCAAGCGTTATAGAATTCAATTTTGTCAGGGATGCTTTAGTTCAAAATGTCACAATTACTGGTGGGCGTTCTAATCGGGGGGGGGGATTTTATTGTTATGATTCGAAGATTACTATTGAAAACATTAAAATTATTAATAATATTGCAACTACTGGTGGTGGTATTTATTGCGATAATTGTTTGCTAAGTATAATTAAAACTCAAATTTCTTCAAATATGTGTCCGGATCGTGGGGGTGGTATTTTTTCTTCACATTCAGATATCACATTGTCAGAAGTGACCATTGATAATTGCTTTGGAGGAGGAATATATTTTGGAAATGAAAATTACTCACTCACAATTGATAATACGATTATTACAAATAATTTATGTCGGTATGGTCTTCAGGTTACTGGTGGAAATGCTGACGTAGGTTATTCTAATTTTTGGAATAATGAAGCTGGTAACTTTTACGGCTTGAATGATTCAATCGGACTTAATGTTACAACAAATGCAAATGGTGATTCATGCGATGCATTCTACAATATCCAGATGGATCCGATGTTCGTCGATCCTGCAAACAATGATTATCATCTTCAATGGGGCTCGCCCTGCATCGATGCTGGCGATCCGAATTCTCCTCTTGATTCGGATAGCACGATTGCAGATATGGGTGCCTATTATTATGATCAGTCAATGGGAATTGGACCTGATCCGCAATATCACCAGATGACATTGATCAACTATCCCAATCCATTTCAAGGATCAACAATAATATCGTTTTCAATACCACAAGCAACAAAAGTGAAATTACAGATCTATAATATACTAGGACAGCTTGTAGAGCAAATACTCAACGATGACCTACAGTCAGGAGAAGGCTCGATTGAGTGGAATTCCGGGGATTATCCATCGGGAGTTTATTTCTATAAGCTGAGTACTCCTCAAACTTCATTGATCAACAAAATGGTGATTATGAAGTAA
- the rsmD gene encoding 16S rRNA (guanine(966)-N(2))-methyltransferase RsmD, which translates to MQIIAGTHKGRTIDVPKYSVRPTMDRVRESLFAIIRDEIEGVDVLDLFAGSGSLGLEALSEGARWCDFVEKSFKVGKVLQKNIQSLGFDDVTYIHLSSVLSYIKNCKKVYDLIFFDPPYKQEVAEKVIEAIYINRILNDDGLIIAETRKREDITRFSEYIVKEKIYGETKITILRKGAA; encoded by the coding sequence GTGCAAATTATAGCAGGTACTCATAAAGGGCGCACAATCGACGTTCCAAAATATTCGGTAAGACCGACAATGGACAGGGTGCGGGAATCGCTATTTGCAATTATCCGAGATGAGATTGAAGGAGTAGATGTTCTTGACCTTTTTGCCGGCAGCGGCAGTTTAGGATTGGAAGCACTCAGTGAAGGAGCCAGGTGGTGTGATTTTGTCGAGAAATCGTTCAAGGTTGGTAAAGTACTTCAAAAAAATATTCAATCTCTTGGTTTTGATGATGTAACATATATCCATTTAAGTTCTGTGTTGAGTTATATAAAAAATTGCAAAAAAGTCTATGATCTCATTTTTTTTGACCCGCCATATAAACAGGAAGTAGCAGAGAAAGTAATTGAAGCAATTTATATAAATCGAATATTGAATGATGATGGATTGATCATTGCTGAAACCAGAAAAAGAGAAGATATCACACGATTTTCTGAGTACATTGTAAAAGAAAAGATATACGGTGAAACGAAGATTACAATATTGCGGAAAGGAGCTGCATGA
- a CDS encoding cysteine--tRNA ligase, with product MSLKLYNTMTRKKDEFKPIKKDEVGLYTCGLTVYNYAHIGNLRTYIFEDILKRVLMYDGYKVTHVMNITDIGHLTSDADTGEDKMVKEAKKEGKTVWEIADHYTKAFESDLKKLNVIPPNYHVKATAHIQQMIDLIKRLEDRGYTYIADGNVYFDISKFPEYGKLARLDVEKLKAGARIEIDAAKKNPFDFVLWFTKSKFDDQEMKWDSPWGRGYPGWHVECSAISMCYLGETFDIHCGGIDHIPVHHTNEIAQSEAATGKTWVKYWLHAEFLIMNEEKMSKSKGGFLTLTKLVEMGYSPMVYRYFCLGAHYRQPLTFSDEAMETAKSTYDRLINIIIEIKKNSSFSKPNDEYIQAVKHEFYEKINNDLNMPEALAVLWKVLRANEIGDREKYELIREFDKIFGLQLDRAEQILELEAEQKVDVELVEKLIKERDEARKNKDWARSDEIRDILAKMGVEVRDSAEGTFWRMKS from the coding sequence ATGAGTCTTAAATTATATAATACGATGACTCGTAAAAAAGATGAATTCAAACCTATAAAAAAAGATGAAGTCGGGCTCTATACCTGCGGACTGACCGTATATAATTATGCGCACATTGGGAATCTGCGCACCTATATTTTTGAAGATATCCTTAAACGTGTACTCATGTATGATGGCTATAAGGTCACGCATGTGATGAATATAACTGATATCGGACACCTCACCTCTGATGCGGATACCGGTGAAGACAAGATGGTCAAGGAAGCAAAAAAGGAAGGAAAGACTGTCTGGGAGATTGCTGATCATTACACAAAGGCATTCGAGAGTGACCTTAAAAAACTCAATGTCATACCACCGAATTATCATGTCAAAGCAACTGCTCATATCCAGCAGATGATCGATTTGATAAAACGTCTTGAGGATAGGGGATATACCTATATTGCTGACGGTAATGTTTATTTTGATATTTCAAAATTTCCAGAATATGGCAAATTAGCCCGATTGGATGTAGAAAAACTCAAAGCAGGTGCCCGAATTGAAATTGATGCAGCAAAGAAGAATCCCTTCGATTTTGTTCTGTGGTTCACAAAATCAAAATTCGATGATCAGGAAATGAAGTGGGACAGTCCATGGGGAAGAGGGTATCCGGGTTGGCACGTCGAGTGTTCTGCAATATCCATGTGCTATCTTGGAGAAACCTTTGATATTCATTGCGGTGGTATAGACCATATTCCGGTGCATCATACAAATGAGATCGCACAGAGTGAAGCAGCCACTGGAAAGACGTGGGTCAAATACTGGTTACATGCGGAATTTCTCATTATGAATGAAGAGAAAATGAGTAAGTCAAAAGGTGGTTTTCTCACCTTAACAAAACTGGTTGAAATGGGATATTCTCCAATGGTTTATCGTTATTTCTGCCTGGGAGCTCATTACAGACAGCCGCTTACCTTCAGTGATGAAGCTATGGAAACGGCAAAATCTACTTATGACAGATTGATTAATATTATCATAGAAATCAAAAAGAATAGTAGTTTCAGTAAACCTAATGACGAATATATACAAGCCGTCAAGCATGAATTTTATGAGAAGATAAATAATGATCTTAATATGCCTGAAGCTCTTGCAGTATTGTGGAAAGTGCTTCGTGCGAACGAGATCGGTGATCGTGAAAAATATGAATTGATCAGAGAATTCGATAAGATTTTTGGGTTGCAGCTTGATAGAGCAGAGCAAATTCTTGAGCTAGAAGCAGAGCAAAAAGTAGATGTTGAATTAGTTGAAAAACTCATCAAAGAACGTGATGAAGCACGAAAGAATAAAGATTGGGCTCGCTCTGATGAAATACGAGATATTTTAGCAAAAATGGGAGTTGAAGTTCGGGATAGTGCAGAGGGTACTTTCTGGCGAATGAAATCATAA
- the secD gene encoding protein translocase subunit SecD has product MKKNWFRTTIIIVVFLVTIYYLLPLIAKNEYAIVNIDVYDQNQNLIYEINEHEYKIGSNLFGQEFEDQITMTELHDTLTVSGRLPDYMLRSIEGDIDFTKDQIIKAELVEKTSRVELPSWFSSKELKLGLDLQGGMHLVLEVETEGLPTETADNAVKSAQQIITNRIDQFGVAEPTIQKIGNKRILVQLPGLRDAGRAKELIGKTALLEFQLVANTQDIRNAVEAIDEYLKSNYDKYAYLKKVEVEKESAVEEALFEGEEADSLADSTAAAVEEETSHDHLFSSLVAVYGQRLIVRPENLELFRKVINLPEVQEVMPEGVVILLGKVDEDNIMGARPVYFLYDTVELTGTHLKTADVRIGQGMDPKIANKPYVSLQLDNEGSRIFANVTGNHINEQLAIVLDNVVHSAPVINDKIRDGNAMITGIGEMEEAKDLAIVLNAGNLPAPVNIVEERTVGPTLGSDSIRAGFKAAILGLVIVMIFMILYYKVSGVIANIALLGNVLIILAVLTMLNASLTMPGIAGIILTIGMAVDANVLIFERIREELRAGKTVRTAIDNGYKRAVITIADANITTLITAVVLYQFGTGPIRGFAVTLSIGILASMFTAIVVTKAIFDGVITRKPRKSLSI; this is encoded by the coding sequence ATGAAGAAAAACTGGTTTAGAACGACGATCATTATCGTTGTTTTCCTTGTTACGATCTACTATCTTTTACCACTCATTGCGAAAAATGAATATGCGATCGTCAACATCGACGTCTATGATCAGAACCAAAACCTGATCTATGAAATAAATGAACATGAGTATAAGATCGGGAGTAATCTGTTCGGTCAGGAGTTTGAAGATCAGATAACAATGACGGAACTGCATGACACATTGACTGTTTCCGGAAGGTTGCCTGACTACATGCTCAGATCGATTGAAGGTGATATTGATTTCACAAAGGATCAGATCATTAAAGCTGAACTTGTTGAAAAAACCTCGAGGGTAGAATTGCCTTCATGGTTCAGCAGTAAAGAGCTTAAGCTCGGTCTTGACCTGCAGGGCGGCATGCACCTTGTTCTTGAAGTTGAGACTGAAGGACTTCCAACAGAAACTGCTGATAATGCTGTGAAGAGCGCTCAGCAGATCATCACAAACCGTATCGACCAGTTTGGTGTGGCAGAACCTACTATTCAGAAGATTGGGAATAAAAGAATCCTTGTTCAGCTTCCCGGACTTCGTGATGCAGGAAGAGCAAAAGAACTCATCGGAAAGACAGCATTGCTTGAATTCCAGCTTGTTGCCAATACGCAGGACATCAGAAATGCTGTTGAAGCAATCGATGAATATCTCAAGAGCAATTATGATAAATATGCATATCTGAAAAAAGTTGAGGTTGAAAAGGAGAGTGCGGTTGAAGAAGCACTTTTCGAGGGCGAAGAAGCAGATTCTCTTGCAGATTCAACAGCTGCAGCAGTTGAAGAAGAAACATCACACGATCATCTCTTTTCAAGTCTGGTTGCCGTTTATGGACAGCGCTTGATCGTTCGTCCCGAAAACCTTGAGCTTTTCAGAAAGGTAATAAATTTGCCTGAAGTACAAGAAGTCATGCCCGAAGGTGTGGTCATTCTTCTTGGTAAAGTTGATGAAGATAATATTATGGGAGCTCGACCAGTTTATTTCTTGTATGATACTGTCGAACTCACAGGGACACATCTAAAGACTGCAGATGTTCGTATAGGGCAGGGAATGGATCCCAAGATAGCAAATAAGCCCTACGTGAGTTTGCAGCTCGATAATGAAGGTTCGCGCATTTTTGCTAATGTGACCGGTAATCATATCAATGAACAGCTTGCAATTGTACTGGACAATGTCGTTCATTCTGCACCGGTGATCAATGATAAGATCAGAGATGGAAACGCAATGATAACAGGCATTGGTGAGATGGAAGAAGCAAAAGACCTGGCAATCGTCCTGAATGCAGGTAATCTTCCTGCTCCCGTTAATATCGTTGAAGAGCGAACGGTTGGACCAACACTCGGTTCTGACTCCATTCGCGCAGGTTTCAAAGCTGCCATACTCGGTCTCGTGATCGTAATGATCTTTATGATCTTGTATTATAAGGTATCAGGTGTAATTGCTAATATTGCCCTTCTCGGGAACGTTCTCATTATCCTTGCTGTTCTTACAATGCTCAATGCAAGTTTGACCATGCCGGGTATAGCAGGTATCATCCTCACAATTGGTATGGCAGTTGATGCGAACGTGCTTATTTTTGAGAGAATACGTGAAGAATTGCGAGCTGGCAAAACGGTTCGGACTGCAATTGATAACGGCTATAAGCGAGCGGTTATCACGATTGCTGATGCGAACATCACAACACTTATTACTGCGGTTGTGCTCTATCAGTTCGGGACCGGTCCTATCAGAGGTTTTGCTGTTACGTTGAGTATTGGTATCCTTGCATCGATGTTCACTGCAATCGTTGTCACGAAAGCCATTTTTGATGGTGTGATTACACGAAAGCCCAGAAAAAGCCTAAGTATTTAA